One window of the Salminus brasiliensis chromosome 1, fSalBra1.hap2, whole genome shotgun sequence genome contains the following:
- the ropn1l gene encoding ropporin-1-like protein isoform X2: MPPPETMYCSQQINIPPELPDILKQFTKAAIRTQPPDVLQWAATYFSALSQGEPLPGKDRLEMPAATQKTDTGLTPGLLKVLHKQLSAKDTVMKEELLNKWKGLCLPVEQLNTLLDLGNFDAQLDWMQFFALSCSSLGGTIISALKHACEILTEDPEGGAARIPFSTFVTLYTYLTQLDGDIPQDEIDSFLLSLQEHVATQNDMIQVANFYGHKK; the protein is encoded by the exons ATGCCTCCTCCAGAAACCATGTACTGCTCCCAGCAGATCAACATTCCTCCAGAGCTGCCTGATATCCTGAAGCAATTCACTAAAGCTGCTATTAGAACACAGCCGCCAGATGTGCTGCAGTGGGCAGCCAC CTATTTTTCAGCCCTGTCACAAGGTGAACCTCTTCCAGGCAAGGACAGACTAGAAATGCCAGCAGCAACACAAAAGACCGACACTGGTCTTACTCCAGGCCTGCTCAAGGTCCTTCACAAGCAG CTTTCAGCAAAAGACACTGTTATGAAAGAAGAGTTGCTGAATAAGTGGAAAGGCTTGTGCTTGCCAGTTGAACAACTCAATACACTGCTTGACCTTGGCAACTTTGATGCACAGCTTGACTGGATGCAGTTCTTTGCTCTGAGTTGCAGTTCTTTGGGTGGG ACCATCATCAGTGCTCTAAAACATGCATGTGAAATCCTGACGGAGGACCCAGAGGGTGGGGCCGCTCGGATCCCGTTCAGCACATTTGTGACACTGTACACATACCTGACCCAGCTGGATGGGGACATTCCTCAAGATGAGATAGACAGTTTCCTGCTCAGTCTACAGGAGCATGT GGCAACACAGAATGACATGATACAGGTGGCCAATTTCTACGGTCACAAAAAATAG
- the ropn1l gene encoding ropporin-1-like protein isoform X1 gives MPPPETMYCSQQINIPPELPDILKQFTKAAIRTQPPDVLQWAATYFSALSQGEPLPGKDRLEMPAATQKTDTGLTPGLLKVLHKQLSAKDTVMKEELLNKWKGLCLPVEQLNTLLDLGNFDAQLDWMQFFALSCSSLGGTIISALKHACEILTEDPEGGAARIPFSTFVTLYTYLTQLDGDIPQDEIDSFLLSLQEHVERQGGMVQPTNFTGLSNS, from the exons ATGCCTCCTCCAGAAACCATGTACTGCTCCCAGCAGATCAACATTCCTCCAGAGCTGCCTGATATCCTGAAGCAATTCACTAAAGCTGCTATTAGAACACAGCCGCCAGATGTGCTGCAGTGGGCAGCCAC CTATTTTTCAGCCCTGTCACAAGGTGAACCTCTTCCAGGCAAGGACAGACTAGAAATGCCAGCAGCAACACAAAAGACCGACACTGGTCTTACTCCAGGCCTGCTCAAGGTCCTTCACAAGCAG CTTTCAGCAAAAGACACTGTTATGAAAGAAGAGTTGCTGAATAAGTGGAAAGGCTTGTGCTTGCCAGTTGAACAACTCAATACACTGCTTGACCTTGGCAACTTTGATGCACAGCTTGACTGGATGCAGTTCTTTGCTCTGAGTTGCAGTTCTTTGGGTGGG ACCATCATCAGTGCTCTAAAACATGCATGTGAAATCCTGACGGAGGACCCAGAGGGTGGGGCCGCTCGGATCCCGTTCAGCACATTTGTGACACTGTACACATACCTGACCCAGCTGGATGGGGACATTCCTCAAGATGAGATAGACAGTTTCCTGCTCAGTCTACAGGAGCATGT GGAGCGCCAAGGAGGCATGGTCCAGCCCACGAATTTCACTGGCCTCAGCAATTCCTGA